The following coding sequences lie in one Arabidopsis thaliana chromosome 3, partial sequence genomic window:
- a CDS encoding two-component response regulator ARR22-like protein (unknown protein; Has 7 Blast hits to 7 proteins in 1 species: Archae - 0; Bacteria - 0; Metazoa - 0; Fungi - 0; Plants - 7; Viruses - 0; Other Eukaryotes - 0 (source: NCBI BLink).): MMKTKKKESRGEIGKNMSLIYKKKLTVLVVDDDPSCRTLHMGIIQMAGGFPYMVKNGEK, encoded by the coding sequence ATgatgaagacaaagaagaaagaatcgAGAGGAGAAATTGGGAAGAACATGTCGTTGatatataagaagaaactaaCGGTGTTGGTCGTTGACGATGATCCATCTTGTCGTACACTCCACATGGGAATCATTCAAATGGCTGGAGGATTCCCTTACATGGTGAAAAACGGCGAGAAATAA
- the RR22 gene encoding response regulator 22 (response regulator 22 (RR22); CONTAINS InterPro DOMAIN/s: CheY-like (InterPro:IPR011006), Signal transduction response regulator, receiver domain (InterPro:IPR001789); BEST Arabidopsis thaliana protein match is: response regulator 24 (TAIR:AT5G26594.1); Has 38320 Blast hits to 37605 proteins in 2640 species: Archae - 260; Bacteria - 34018; Metazoa - 17; Fungi - 1133; Plants - 527; Viruses - 9; Other Eukaryotes - 2356 (source: NCBI BLink).), translated as MATKSTGGTEKTKSIEVKKKLINVLIVDDDPLNRRLHEMIIKTIGGISQTAKNGEEAVILHRDGEASFDLILMDKEMPERDGVSTTKKLREMKVTSMIVGVTSVADQEEERKAFMEAGLNHCLEKPLTKAKIFPLISHLFDA; from the exons ATGGCAACAAAATCCACCGGAGGTACCGAGAAAACCAAGTCGatagaagtgaagaagaaactaatcAACGTGTTGATCGTCGATGATGATCCATTAAACCGTAGACTCCACGAGATGATCATCAAAACGATCGGAGGAATTTCTCAGACTGCAAAGAATGGCGAGGAGGCAGTGATCCTCCACCGTGACGGCGAAGCATCTTTCGACCTTATTCTAATGGATAAGGAAATGCCTGAGAGGGATGGAGTTTCG ACAACTAAGAAGCTAAGAGAAATGAAAGTGACGTCAATGATCGTTGGGGTAACGTCAGTAGCTGACCAAGAAGAAGAGCGTAAGGCTTTTATGGAAGCTGGGCTCAACCATTGCTTGGAAAAACCCTTAACCAAGGCCAAGATCTTCCCGCTCATTAGCCACCTCTTCGATGCTTGA
- the LTL1 gene encoding Li-tolerant lipase 1 (Li-tolerant lipase 1 (LTL1); FUNCTIONS IN: hydrolase activity, acting on ester bonds, carboxylesterase activity; INVOLVED IN: lipid metabolic process; LOCATED IN: endomembrane system; EXPRESSED IN: 19 plant structures; EXPRESSED DURING: 12 growth stages; CONTAINS InterPro DOMAIN/s: Lipase, GDSL (InterPro:IPR001087), Esterase, SGNH hydrolase-type (InterPro:IPR013830); BEST Arabidopsis thaliana protein match is: GDSL-like Lipase/Acylhydrolase superfamily protein (TAIR:AT5G33370.1); Has 3364 Blast hits to 3325 proteins in 174 species: Archae - 0; Bacteria - 234; Metazoa - 0; Fungi - 3; Plants - 3111; Viruses - 0; Other Eukaryotes - 16 (source: NCBI BLink).), which produces MNINCSPLGFLISLFFIVTFLAPQVKSRAFFVFGDSLVDNGNNDYLVTTARADNYPYGIDYPTRRPTGRFSNGLNIPDIISEAIGMPSTLPYLSPHLTGENLLVGANFASAGIGILNDTGIQFVNIIRISKQMEYFEQYQLRVSALIGPEATQQLVNQALVLITLGGNDFVNNYYLIPFSARSRQYALPDYVVYLISEYGKILRKLYELGARRVLVTGTGAMGCAPAELAQHSRNGECYGALQTAAALFNPQLVDLIASVNAEIGQDVFVAANAYQMNMDYLSNPEQFGFVTSKVACCGQGPYNGIGLCTPVSNLCPNRDLYAFWDAFHPTEKANRIIVNQILTGSSKYMHPMNLSTAMLLDSSKI; this is translated from the exons ATGAATATCAATTGTTCTCCATTAGGGTTTCTAATTTCACTCTTCTTCATTGTTACTTTTCTTGCACCACAAGTCAAATCTAGGgctttctttgtctttggtGACTCTCTCGTCGACAATGGAAACAACGACTACCTCGTCACCACTGCCCGTGCCGACAATTACCCGTATGGTATCGACTACCCGACCCGTAGACCCACCGGACGTTTCTCTAACGGCCTTAACATTCCCGACATTATCA GTGAGGCTATAGGCATGCCGTCGACTTTGCCGTACCTTAGCCCGCATCTCACCGGAGAAAATCTTCTAGTCGGTGCTAATTTTGCCTCCGCAGGAATTGGAATCCTCAACGACACTGGAATTCAATTC gtAAACATAATTAGAATTTCTAAACAGATGGAATACTTCGAACAGTACCAGCTACGAGTGAGTGCATTGATCGGACCAGAAGCTACACAACAGCTAGTTAACCAAGCTCTTGTCCTAATTACACTCGGTGGTAATGATTTCGTCAACAATTATTATCTAATTCCGTTTTCAGCTCGTTCTCGCCAATACGCGTTACCAGACTACGTTGTGTATCTCATTTCCGAATACGGAAAGATTCTCAGA AAACTCTACGAACTGGGTGCAAGACGAGTTTTGGTAACTGGAACTGGTGCAATGGGATGTGCTCCCGCGGAGCTGGCTCAGCATAGCCGCAATGGCGAGTGCTATGGCGCCCTCCAAACAGCAGCCGCTTTGTTCAATCCGCAATTAGTTGATTTGATCGCATCAGTCAATGCTGAAATTGGTCAAGACGTGTTTGTAGCAGCCAATGCCTATCAAATGAACATGGATTATCTATCTAATCCTGAACAATTTG GGTTTGTGACATCGAAGGTGGCATGTTGTGGACAAGGACCGTACAATGGCATAGGACTATGCACACCAGTCTCGAATTTGTGTCCGAATAGAGACTTATATGCGTTTTGGGATGCGTTTCATCCGACAGAGAAAGCCAATAGGATCATCGTTAATCAGATCCTGACTGGTTCCTCCAAGTATATGCACCCTATGAATCTTAGCACGGCCATGCTATTGGATTCTTCTAAAATCTAG